A window of Nitratireductor kimnyeongensis genomic DNA:
TGCGTGGAATTGGCGGTATCCGGCTCAATCGAAAGCATCCGATGGTGCGCATTCCTGTCGGTCGTTTCGATATGGCGAGCCGCGCGCTCGATATGGGAGCAGAGGCGGTGATCGCTCCGATGGTGAATTCGGTGCAGGACGCCCGCGCTTTCGCAGCCGCGATGAAATATCCGCCAACCGGGCTGCGCTCCTGGGGGCCAAGCTTTGCCATGCCGCGTTCTGGGAAGAGCGACGGGCAGGCCTGGCTTGAAACGGCCAATGCCGAAACGATCGCGTTTGCAATGATCGAGACCCGACAGGCGCTCTCGGCACTTGACGATGTTCTGGCGGTCGACGGGATAGACGGTGTTCTGGTCGGCCCGTCGGACTTTTCCATCGCATGGTCGAATGGCAGGACGGTGGATCCCGCGCTCGAGGACATGATGCCGGCAATCGAAACAATCGCGCAGAAGACGCGTGCGGCGGGCAAGCACGCCGCCATCTACGTGGTCGATCCCGGCCTTGTCGGGCGTTTTCACGAGATGGGTTTCAGGCTTTTCGCGCTAGGGGCGGAAGCCGCCTACATGCAGGAAGGCGCACCCGCCATGCTGAAGGCTGCGCGCGATTCCATCAAGTTCTAGCGGTGCGTCCCATCAAAGTTGCTGGACAAATTTTGCAAAGGTCATGGAGCCTTCAGGCCACGGCCCGAAACCCGATTCGGCATTGATGTGGCCGGATTCGCCAGCGTCCATAAAAAGCGATCCCCACGCAGCCGCGATGTCTTCGGCGACATCGAAGGCACAGAAATGGTCGTTTCGGCTGGCGATGGTGATCGACGGGAACGGCAGCGGATCGCGCGGGTAGGGGCCGAACGTCATCAGGTGTTTCGGCCTGATCTTGCTGTTGGAGACATCAGGGGGAGCAACGAAGAACGCCCCAGCCACCGGCTTCTGGAATTCAGGAATTGCCTGAACGGCCGTGGCAACGCCCAGCGAGTGGGCAACGAGAACGACCGGCTTCTCCGCTTCGTTGACGGCCTTGACGACATTGGCCACCCAGTCGTCACGCACGGGTTTCGACCACGCTTCCTGCTCGACACGGCGCGCCGATTTCAGGCGTTCCTGCCAGCGGGTCTGCCAGTGGTCGGGCCCGGAATTCGTATAACCGGGAATGATGAGGATGTCGGCGTCTGAAGCTTTCATGGCCGGCCATGTAGCCATCGTGTTCGTGCCATGCAAGTGCTCGGGCAGGTTCCGACGCTGTTTCTGGATATTTCGAACGATATTTCCTGATTGTCATCGAATATGTGAACGAAGTGTTTGCCGGTAGCGCGCTTGCGCTGGGGATCGCGACACGCCAGTTTCCATGAAAACATGGTGGTTCGCCGTTTGGGCAAGCCATCGAAATCCTTGGAGAATAGGCAATGAATGGTACCCCCTTCGCTGCGACCACGCCGGTGAGGATCGGCCGCGTTGGTTTGAAAGCACGTCACGCGCGAAACTTGGCCGCGTTCTATGCCGATCTCCTGGGCTTTCAGGAGATGGACGGCGAGGATGGCGCGATTGCGCTGGGGATCGGTGACCGCACGCTGATGGAAATCGCCGAAGACCGCACCGCCGAACCGGATGACCCGCGAGGGGCAGGGCTTTTTCACACGGCGTTCCTGCTGCCCGAACGGGCTGACCTGGCGCGCTGGGCGCTCTTTGCCCGCGACCGGAACATGCAGCTTGAAGGCGCTTCAGACCATCTGGTGAGTGAAGCGCTCTATCTTTCCGACCCGGAAGGCAACGGCATCGAGATCTACGCCGACCGGCCACCTGAAAGCTGGACCAGGAACGAGGACGGCATTGCGATGGCGACCGAGCGGCTTGATTTCTCGA
This region includes:
- a CDS encoding RBBP9/YdeN family alpha/beta hydrolase, with the translated sequence MKASDADILIIPGYTNSGPDHWQTRWQERLKSARRVEQEAWSKPVRDDWVANVVKAVNEAEKPVVLVAHSLGVATAVQAIPEFQKPVAGAFFVAPPDVSNSKIRPKHLMTFGPYPRDPLPFPSITIASRNDHFCAFDVAEDIAAAWGSLFMDAGESGHINAESGFGPWPEGSMTFAKFVQQL
- a CDS encoding VOC family protein, translated to MNGTPFAATTPVRIGRVGLKARHARNLAAFYADLLGFQEMDGEDGAIALGIGDRTLMEIAEDRTAEPDDPRGAGLFHTAFLLPERADLARWALFARDRNMQLEGASDHLVSEALYLSDPEGNGIEIYADRPPESWTRNEDGIAMATERLDFSSLLSTLADGDTGWQGAPENTVIGHVHLRVGDPKTAETWWHEAQGFDTMTRYGTQAVFLATGGYHHHIGANSWRSAGAGKRNPNRTGLSWLELKSRNATAEKEYADPWGTVIRVSPTR
- a CDS encoding HpcH/HpaI aldolase family protein; protein product: MSLAALLEAGESVFSAWSSIPDSQTVELVAGLDFGAVTLDMQHGGHHEDSVLRGIGGIRLNRKHPMVRIPVGRFDMASRALDMGAEAVIAPMVNSVQDARAFAAAMKYPPTGLRSWGPSFAMPRSGKSDGQAWLETANAETIAFAMIETRQALSALDDVLAVDGIDGVLVGPSDFSIAWSNGRTVDPALEDMMPAIETIAQKTRAAGKHAAIYVVDPGLVGRFHEMGFRLFALGAEAAYMQEGAPAMLKAARDSIKF